The following is a genomic window from Xyrauchen texanus isolate HMW12.3.18 chromosome 6, RBS_HiC_50CHRs, whole genome shotgun sequence.
AAGAATGTTAAACGGGTGTGTTTTTGCCTGAAAAATTTATTTCACAGTCTCAGAGTGAGTCAAAGATCTTGTACATCTTCTTTTATACTTGTATTAGGACACCTGCATAGAACAAATGATCTATGGAGCACTGCTGGGGGTTATAATAATCTTAAAGCAATGTTGTTGTAACCTGACCTTCTTCAGAGCCGTCTCATCCTGAATCCTCTCACAAATAGCTGCAACATCCGGACTTCCTGGTGATAGAAATTTGTCTGCTGTCAACCTGCCCAAATGCCTCATCAGAACAACCACAGGCATCTCTTTCAGCAAAGCGTTCCATACCTGAAAAGTAACATAACCAACTCGATTTttccattttctgaagaaaaagatAATCATTCAGAAGAACATTTTCGTTAGTTTGCCAGGCGAAAATCTAAGGTCCGATCGCTTAGAAAGTAATGGCACACCTCTCCTCATTAAGCTGCATGACTTGAGGTATCGTAGCACAAACGGTGCGGCATGACTTACACATCAAAGTTAGATTAATAGGTACCGTACTGAATCCATCCTTGTTCATATTACTCAACAAAGGCATGCAACCAAGTGACCTTAATTTAAAGGAGTTGTTTCAATGAAAAAAGTGTCTTGTCAGCTTTACTGAATCCATTTGTGTGGGACAACATAAATATTTGTTGTTGGCATTAACTGAAACCACAGTGGTTTGTTGTTCCTATTTTAAGAGTGTTAGCGCTAAATGTAGCACTATGCTTTAAGTCATAAgagcaaagtcagtgggcatggccatgaagttttggtattttcatgcaagtatgcgctaagtctaggtgaAAATGGTGGAAATTTCACGCGCAACAACCTTATAGGCTGGGACAACAATGTGGTcaaaaaaaatcataacaaaTCCAAATATTTTACCTTCTCCAACTTCTTCCTTTGGCCCCTTTTGCAGTAATTTAAAAGTCACTCTACagcaacaggtggaaaaatactagGGCTGGGAAATTGTACTCGTTAATTTCCGCAATTACTTTTTTGTGTCAGTTTCTTTTTTACTTCCTGAAGCTTCACaaattgttcctggcaggctcctcagccttacaggctccaaTTAGGGTGGGGGgagggttagggcatctgctgcctgccaggaaccaACCAAGGCATATTTGTACAATGGGTGAAACAATAATGTTTTCCCCACGTTTTGTGGCAAAAACTGGCATATATAAATGTTCAGGCGGTACACGCTTGACTGCACAACCTCGCACAAACACTGATGTGTGAGGCAGTGCATGCTTTTTCATTATGCGTGAGGCATGTCCTGGGGCATAATAAATATGGGAGCTGATTTACTGAAtgaagaatggagacttcacccgcaagcagCGAGCCAGGCTGCTGCATCTCTTCACATCGCCTGAAAACGCTAATTGACTTTCATCTGAACCGCTGTTGAAGCTGAAACTGCGAAAgagagacctagcatgtgtgtgATAGAGACTGAGAAGGACCTGGCCATTCAGCAAGTTGCAGACAGGTGTACACGTAGAGACTGAACGTCAGCCAAATAAATAGTTTTGAGACTTTAAACTTGTTTGTGTGCATCCTGGCGGTCACAACTGaatggagaacgtgagattacgtctgtatcCATGGCAAAGTGTATACCACCACCTCTCGTgaagcattggattatagttaaaaggtACTAAAATATGAATCTTTTTTCACACAAAGAGCGATTATGTCATTTTAGAAGACAATAATAACCGCTGGTGTAGTATCGAGGACGTTATGCTGACTCTCTGTGATTTTCTGAGcttcaaaaaataaatcaaatgtgttctggtgaaaaaaTTAAGTCATGCACACCagggagggtgagtaaatgatgagagaattttcctttttgggtgaactatccctttaaagctgcaGTATCTGTAAGTGACTACCTCTTTAGACTTCAGGTGGTTGGTTAGAATCTGCTCTTTCTCTAGCTGATGCTCCTCTATAAGATGAATGATCGCCAGCTCATCAGTCGAGTGCTTGGCTTTCTCCACAGCCTCCAGATACGCAAAAACCTTCTGCACATCCTCAGACTTCTCTTTATCACCATACACTTCCAGGACTCCTTTCCAGCCTTTCGTCATGTATTTGCAAACAAGGGCCACCGCTGCAGAAAACAGGAGACAGCCTCAGATTTTATAACGTGACAGATGTAGATAAACATGATAGATAGCAAGATGGAAGAAAATGTGGACGTTGCACTCTTTTTACTTGATATTGTATTGGCCATTTAAAAGCACAGCTCGGTCAACCCCTAAAAGACACTCACTGTCATTGGTCGGCTTCATGTGGGACAGCCTGAGGAGGTCCTGGTGGGACCAGCCTGCCCTGTGGTTGCACTTGGTCACAGCCTGTGCCAAGCTCAAACCATCCTGGCTGTTGTACCAATCCGTCACAGCCCTGCGGAGAGCTCGACCCCACATCCCAGAGCCCTCTTTCAGCTCCTTCTTATACTGTACAAATGTGAAGAGACGTGCAGGCGTACGACACAGTTCCTTCACAGCCCGTAAAGCGCACTGCCTGGTCTTGCATTCAGCATGCTGCGAACAGACGGCCAGGGCAAACAGGCTGGGGTTGGGCCGGACGGTGTGGCCCTCCGAATTCAAGCGTTTGATCTCCTCTACCACCTCACAGCCCCGTCCACCCTCGATGAACTGCATCAGGGACAGGGCATTCTCGATACCCAGTGGATGCTCTTTAGTGTTGTATGTGCTGGTTTCAGAGCCATAACAGAGGAAGCGGCGTAGACAAACAGCTCCAGTCACGGATCTGCCCGATGAGGTCAGCACCTGTTCATTAACAGCTGATGGTTGTTCTGGGCGAGATGCTGGATCCATAATTAACTCTCCTTCAGTCCTAGACAGATCTCAGTGGTTAATATTAGACTATGAACACAGaaacatcaacaaaaacacactgtatagtaaaaaaaatacaaaattactgATTCAGTGTATAGACACATCACAAAAGatgttatatacactcacctaaaggattattaggaacaccatactaatactgtgtttgaccccctttcaccttcagaactgccttaattctacgtggcatttattcaacaaggtgctgaaagcattctttagaaatgttggcccatattgataggatagcatcttgcagttgatggacatttgtgggatgcacatccagggcacaaagctcccgttccaccacatcccaaagatgctctattgggttgagatctggtgactgtgggggccattttagtacagtgaactcattgtcatgttcaagaaaccaatttgaaatgattcgagctttgtgacatggtgcattatcctgctggaagtagccatcagaggatgggtacatggtggccataaagggatggacatggtcaaacaatgctcaggtaggccgtggcatttaaacgatgcccaattggcactaaggggcctaaagtgtgccaagaaaacatcccccacacattacaccaccaccaccagcctgcacagtggtaacaaggcatgatggatccatgttctcattctgtttacgccgaattctgactctaccatctgaatatctcaacagaaatcgagactcatcagaccaggcaacatttttccagtcttcaactgtccaattttggtgagctcttgcaaattgtagcttctttttcctatttgtagtggagatgagtggtacccggtggggtcttctgctgttgtagcccatccgcctcaaggttgtgcgtgttgtggcttcacaaatgctttgctgcatacctcggttgtaacgagcggttatttcaggcaaagttgctcttctatcagcttgaatcagtcggcccattctcctctgacctctagcatcaacaaggcatttttagcccacaggactgccgcatactggatgtttttcccttttcacaccattctttgtaaaccctagaaatggttgtgcgtgaaaatcccagtaactgagcagattgtgaaatactcagaccggcccgtctggcaccaacaaccatgacacgctcaaaattgcttaaatcacctttctttcccattctgacattcagtttggagttcaggagattgtcttgaccaggaccacccccctaaatgcattgaagcaactgccatgtgattggttgattagataattgcattaatgacaaattgaacaggtgttcctaataatcctttaggtgagtgtatatatgttatAATATATTCATGTTAATTTGTTCatcccagtcaccattcaatttattgtttttgcatagaatgagagtgaatggtgactgtcatTTTGCCTATAGCTTTTTTGTCTTCAATGAAAAAGTCAAACTGGTATaattttgagtaaactattcctAGTAGGGATAAACCGAAGTGAAACTTTTTGGCCGATAACGGTATCGATTTTAACCAAAAACTAGCCTATATAAAATCGATACCAATATTTTGACACTCActcaccttattttgtcatcagatcactgttttgcttagtaactatgctttaaaataatgtaatgtaataatacggtattaccatctgatcccAACACTACATGGCAGCACAGTACTGTTTCataaggtatatatatatttttttaaattaaataaaactgggcatgggtagctcagcgagtattgacgctgactaccacccctggagttgcgagtttgaatcctgggtgtgctgagtgactccagccaggtctcctaagcaaccaaattggttcggttgctagggagggtagagtcacatggggtaacctcctcgtggttctcgattaatggttctcgctctcaatgaggcgtgtggtaagttgtgcatggaacgctgacagtagcatgagcctccaaatgctgtgagtctccaaggtgtcatgcacaacgagatAAGATCTGTGGTAAGATaagcgtgataagatgcgtggactgacggtctcagaagcggaggcaactgagacttgtcctccatcacccggattgaggcgagtaaccatgccaccagaaggacctactaagtagtgggaattgggcattccaaattgggagaaattgggataattatatatttttttaaacagtaacTAGGACGATAACACATAGTGCAGTGCACAATGTAATGAACTGTAGTGTCAAGTTAATGTAGCCAGACAATACAGTAGTAGTAATAACACTGTAATAACAGTAGTAATAGTGCAGTTAGTAATAAGTCGTTTTGTAAATGTAGAGGTAAGCagtaataaataaacacacactacTTTTGAAGAACAACTTGCATAAATTGACCTCCAAGTGCACTTTTCTTTCATTGTAACACTCCAATAAGCCATTACAGGTGTTTAAAGGCTCAGTTCTGTCGGCACTATGTTAGATAGAgcacatcattttgttttgtcaGCTTTATAATAGCTCAGATCACTAGCCGCATTAATCCTGTTAGCCAGTTAGCTAGGCCGAGCAAAGCCCCTTCAAAATACAGCAAAGTTTACATTTTACTGCTCCGGGACACCGAATACGACATCACTGATCGACAACATGAAGATCCGAGCTTTTAAATCAGACACGCATGATGATGAGAGGATGGATGGGAGAGATCACATTAGCCTGATGCTAACCTACATCACTCTCTGATCGGGGTATAAACTCTCTCTGTATGAATAAACATCTCATAAATGAAACTGGATGAACTTTAGCACGTCTAAAATGTCTCTACCTGCTGTTGTCTTGCGCCAAAGTCTCTCGATCTTCCCAAGAGTTGCAGCTCCTCCCTGGAAATCAGACTGAATCCAGAAGAGGACAGCGAAGACTTCAACACGGCGGCGGCGGTTCGAAACCTTCTGAGCTGCCTAGATAGACAGCATTTTGAGCAGCATATGCGCGTTGAATCAGTAGTTTTTTCGGTGGGATTTGGCGCCTTACGAGTCGACAGTACTTTGGGAGGATCATAGGCAAGTTTTGTTCTGGAATGCACATATGATGCCCAACACCTCCGTCActagttaggcagctcactagcttTCGACACACAGCCCGAGAGACCGTTTACATACAACCAGAGCCATATACAACCAGCGTGACCGGCTGTAGGAAAAGTTGTGATTTGCATGGCATCCATaatctcatttattttttcaaatggaAAAGTACTCTCGTTGGATCTTTAAATTtggttaataaaaatgtaatgtttctaaattgtattcaatattttttatagCCATAAATGGCTATCCATGTGGCATTCTTTATAATGCTTGTACGCATGTCcaatttaaaactgtattttactGAATTGCTGTTTTGCACTTTACTTTTAAAACggtacatttaattttatttaacatattattttaattggcTGTTTGGTAAATTGGATAAATACTAAGTGAAAACTCAGGTTTTTAGTACTGTAgagatttttgtaatttttaattaaCAAAGAAATAAATGTTTGATGCCTTTTACATGACTGTCGacactggttaaaaaaaataggGGGCTTGTATTAAGCCAAGTTCACAGCTTTATGAGGATCTTATATGTAAATAGAGTCCAGAGGAGTACAActgttttttaatgaaaatataaaaaaactaattattgaCATTCCTAAAGGAAATTACAATTAAACAGAAAAAAgcttatggggggggggggggctgctCCACAGTTCTCAACAGTGCTTCATAAGAGTGGTCACTAGAGGACACTATATTCACAGGTATATCATTTAgattttctcttctcttttcttcaggAGGGGGATTTGCAAAAGGTAACCAGACGCCTGCACCAGACTGTTGTTGATAGTTGTAGTTGGGTTATAGGTTAAAATAGGTGATTGAAtaatagccttccacaagcttctcacactaagctgctggaattttggcaGATTCCTACAGACAGAACttctgtaactgagtcaggtttcaGACTCCaggcacacactttttcagttctgcccacaaatattctattggattgaggtcagggatttgtgatagccactccaataccttgactttgttgtccttaagccatttagcCACAACTTTGTAGCTATTCTTGGGGacattgttcatttggaagacccatttgcgaccgagtttaaacttcctggctgatgtcttgagatgttgcttcaataaatccacatcattttccttcctcatgatgcaatccattaagtgcaccagtccctcctgcagcaaagcacccctcaacatgatgctgccacccccatgcttcacggttgggatggtgttctttggcttgcaagcctcacccattatcctccaaacataacgatggtcattatggccagacagttacatttttgtttcatcagaccagaggacatatcTCAAAGTAAGATGTTTGTCTCTGTGTGCACTTGCAGATTGTAGTCTGGctattttatggtggttttggagcattggcttcttccttgctgagcagcctttcaggttatgtcgatataggaatcgttttactgtggatatagatacttgtctacctgtttccgcCAGCGTCTTCACaaggtactttgctgttgttctgggattaatttgcacttttcgcaccaaactacgttgatctctaggagacagaatgagtctccttcctgagcggtatgatgctgcgtagtcccatggtgtttatacttgagtactatGGTTTGTTAAGataaatgtggtaccttcaggtatttggaaattgctcccaaggatgaaccagacttgtggaggtccacaaaattttggctgatttatttttattttctcatgatgtcaagcaaagaggcactgattttgaaggtaggccttaaaatatatccagaggtacatctccaattcagtacacctcctatcagaagctgactgtctaaaggcttgacataattttcaggaattttccaagctgcttaaaggcacagttacttagtgtatgtaaacttatgacccactggaattgtgatagtcaattaaaagtgaaacaatctgtctgtaaacaattgttggaaaaattactcatgtcatgcacaaagtagatgtcctaaacaacttgcaaaaatgtatagtttgctaatatgaaatgtgtggagtggttaaaaaatgagttttaattactttaaactaaatgtatgtaaaattctgtctTTAATATGTAGTAATAACTTGTATATATCAGTGGATGACattcataaatattaatttgGTCAGGCTGTCATTGCTTGGTAACCTTAGTcacaaaactgaataaaaaattGGTCACCCATCAAAGTTCACTAAACTTGAACGCCACACAAAATCCACGGGGGGAACCCTCGTCACCTGTAAATCAATCGTGCAGATTTCCATTTAATGACTTTATTTCGCTTACGTTAATTCGCTGTGTGAAGGTATGTGACTACTCCTTTAGGAGAGAAGAGCACTTAGGAGGGCTGattgaatgtggagatttatagtaaagacagacaggacttaactatttatctttttcacacccacacctatcatatcacttctgaagacatggattttacaactcgagtcgtatggattacttccaTACtgacttttatgtgatttttggagcttcaaagatctggtcaccattaacttggattgtatgggcctacagagatgagatattcttctgaaaatcttaatttgtgttcagcagaagaaagaaagtcctacacatctgggatggcatgagggcaagtaaatgatgagacaattttcattttcggctgaactattcctttaatattctcAAACAAGCCTGCAACATAGTAGCTCATGTGACTCAGAAAGTTACTTTGAAAATTCAGGtcacttttgtattttttttgctcaCTTGCGATGTACACAACTTCACCGTCCCAACTGATTAATATCAGAAATTGCTCCCTGacttggaaataaataaataaaaaaaagaccgGAAAATGCATCTTGCAACCTCCAACGATTTTGATTGGTTCGTTATCGTTTGCGTTGAGTAAAGTAACATGTGCAATCTGATAGTACATTAAACCGCACAGAGAGGAAgcagtaataaaaaaaactttattaacgaaataaaaaacaacaacaactagaGTTAAAACAAGAGAGTCAATGTGCTAGTCGTGTACACATTTATGTGATTTGAACAGTATTTATGCAATCCACCATATACACTCTTATGAAATACCGAACCATTATGCTCCGCCCACCTTGGCTTCCTACGTTCCCATCCAATTTCCATGAGCAGCATTATCTTGTGCCTCTGCAGTCTACACGTCTCCTGCTCCTGCTCCTGCTCCACACGGACACAACGTCACCCGTCTCCCCATATTGAAAGTCCTGTCTCGGTTCACGTTAGCGTCTCAGCAGCCGGAGCCGTGGGGCTAACAGGGACTCGGAAATGATCTCACCGGAACTCAATTTTAATTTCTTTACGAGTGGCCTTTCACTTTACATCAAAAATCAAGTTAAAGTCAGGCTATTCGGCTCTGGAGTGGGACTCTCTGTAGTGCTCGGGTTAAGTGCCGCCTATGTCTGCTACTACTTGATGTCCGTGGCCAAGGTAAGGTGACAGCAAAACGGAGTCGGCGGCGTTCACGGTCATTTAACAGAGTGAAGGGCCCGTTAAATTGAATTCTCGTGCACGCGACTGGGTCATATAGAACTGACAGCTTATGTCATGATGCAGGAGGCGACTATTCCGTCATTGCTGACCGTCCACTCAGTCCACATATACCACACGTGTATTGTTCAGTGTATTAATACGTCCTGAATAATGTATTAAAGGTGTCGTAGGCTATGTCTGAAGAAGCATTTCGAAATAAAAGCATTGGAGAACAGTGCCATATAAGATCATCTATCCCTATTTGTTTACCAGAGCCAACTGTACAGAACATTGTTAAGCTTGGGAAATTACTTTTGGGGAAATGAGATTGAATTACAGTATTagtaaatgctgcattttaacatttaatcgtTTATAAGTGGAACGATCTACAAGGGGCAAGTGTCGACCTTCAAAATCAAAGACATATTTATATAGACAGAATGTTTTAGCCAAACTTTTCTGAATTGGACATATGCAACTATGAACCTCAATTATTTTGGAAAGTATATAATATCATGCTGTGTTCACTTGGGGCTGAAAGTGTCTGAaaggttttgtttctttttttatgtattatatttaaataaaattatactaatataatacaatacattagattataattattgttcataataatatttatatttaaatataattatacttATATAATACCAtgcaatctattattattattattattaatactaatattttatttatttaaaaatgtaaaatatatgtaatataataaattacaattatattataataaaaaattctattaattatagttttaattattattattattattaactatataaaaatgttattacacttaaaaataaaattattttatattatgtttctATACTACAATGTAATTGTTATGattcagacgaggagtgaggctgtaaatgcagttcttttaataaaggaacaaacggtgaacaggataactaaaaataactaaacaatacagggaacaaacaaaacatccacgaggggaaaacaaagtataaacatgagaaacatccacggagaacaCGGGCAGGAGAACCatagaggacaaccataacattatttgacgaccgacaacgaatgaacaaacaacagagcttaaatacagaaggatgatgattaaatcacatacaggtgagaacaatgacactggcagtgatgagggagggcaggggattatgggaagtgtagttcgggacggGTGACGGGAGAAACACTGAggagacaacggggaatcgtgacagtaatatattattattaatacttgacttattttaaaatataaactacatttaatgtaatattatattaaagctatattataatgaaaatatatttactgtaatattccattattattattattatatttaaatatacaacaatttatattaaaataaaatgatattatttcaaataataataatattattaaaatatttattttaaaatatatacacagttaacataatattgcaattataatatgatacaaagattatattacaatttcattataatttggaagaataaaaacaatctttttcttttctttctttctttcatttttatttattttaatttattaactaAAAAGTAGTTTCTTTAAATGCATTCAGTTCTCCTAGGACAATATGTAACATTACATTCTGATTATTCCCAATTCTAAAATTAATTCATGGCTATTTTTCAGTTTTATGCCGTTTTAAATGTACCAGAGTTTTTGTACAATAGTTTTGCCTTTCTATCCTTGTGCTCTTTGTTTTTTAGAAACCCTTACTCGTAGCTGGAGGAAAAAAGTTTCATCAGTTCCTGAGGGACCAATGCCCCGTGGTCTCAGAGACGTACTACCCCACGTTCTGGTGCTGGGAGAGTCGAGTCCAAACACTGCTCAGGCCCTTAGTGACTGCCAGACCCTCGGTCAACTACAGAAAGTGAGTGCTTCCCTCTCCGTCTCATTCTGTTACATGCTTTGTTTGTGATAACTGTTTAACCATCAACAAAGCCaataaatgtcttaaaaaaatCGATGGTTATAGATAATTGACGATAATTAGTATGGCGGTTATCTAAATGACTTGAATATCAGAGGAAGTGGTCCTCAAGTGTTTGCAGAGTGTCAGGTCCtgtacacagtttttttttagcatgagtAGCATTTTTGGTatgaacattttacttttatgctgaagtTGCCACCTTCTCTCCACTTGAAGATATGATTTGTCTTCATTTACATATACAAGGGCCCTTGGTAGATGATCAGAGAGCACGTCTTcaggtggctttgaataaaatgcacaagtcatatgaactactttaattgtgtttctaTGGTTCATTTctatcatttttggagcttgacagtaacgtacatgactaacacacagtatcggatttggatcgggctcatcagaccgatacccgatccatctaaaaacgtcagtatcggaaccgataccgatccaggtccAGGTATCGGATTAGTGCATCCCTAGttcaaagcttgtcacatcattcAGACCTTCTAACttagtacattatgaaaatattaagtttacaaattatattttattcgttttttaatcattttgggTCACATtttacaaatccatgtattcaaacaacatattatattttatatttaattttttgttaaatttgtattgtttaattacattatttgtactatttacaagtatttacattgatttgttgaacacgtgctaaaaccaGTACAGAAAACAGGCATATCtataaatgagcgcatgttaacgagagaggaCTCGAAAAGGCTTTATATCACCTGTGCTTAGGGGGTGACATAAATGGACAAATGatattttcttttagttttggGAAAAGGGAACTCAAAGGATCCACAACTCATCAACTAAAAAAAACCCAGATTGTTACAAAGTGGTACCACGGTATAAGATGATAATACCATTGtatattgatatactgtatacatgatACTGAATGATTGCCATATTCACATACCATAGTATTTAAACTGAAttacaaggtacttcaaagaataacatggtaaaaaaaaataggatCACCATGTTACCATGGACAAAGAAtaatggtaatactatggtactttGTGTTAGTTGTAACTAACTAATCTCTCCTGtaacaatttctccctttgtgctATTTATTGTAAGCTCGTAATAACTTGTATTACTCTGACTAaatcaagtttgtgtgtgtgtgtgtgtgtgtgtgtgtgtgtgtgtgtgtgtgtgtgtgtgtgtgtgtgtgtgtgtgtgtgtccgtccaTCCGGCAGTGAGCTCATTAGAGCATCAGATGGAGGCCAGATCTCTCTGGATTGGTTTGACAATAATGACAGCACATCCTACCCAGATCCATCTACGCGACCCACAGTGCTTCTTCTCCCGGGACTGACAGGCA
Proteins encoded in this region:
- the LOC127644982 gene encoding RNA-binding protein RO60-like isoform X1, translating into MDPASRPEQPSAVNEQVLTSSGRSVTGAVCLRRFLCYGSETSTYNTKEHPLGIENALSLMQFIEGGRGCEVVEEIKRLNSEGHTVRPNPSLFALAVCSQHAECKTRQCALRAVKELCRTPARLFTFVQYKKELKEGSGMWGRALRRAVTDWYNSQDGLSLAQAVTKCNHRAGWSHQDLLRLSHMKPTNDTVALVCKYMTKGWKGVLEVYGDKEKSEDVQKVFAYLEAVEKAKHSTDELAIIHLIEEHQLEKEQILTNHLKSKEVWNALLKEMPVVVLMRHLGRLTADKFLSPGSPDVAAICERIQDETALKKAKTHPFNILVVSENYKRGHGKRGKLKWEPDCDVVQSLDFAFHKSISNVESTGKRFLVAVDVSSSLSSVAHGSSISTVAVAAAMCMVLAQTEPDTQVVVFSEGAVVPCAISSDMTLMQAAAQLIQSPGGSTDSALPITWASENDKTVDVFIIFTNNQTFGRENTAETLQTYRQKSGTFSKLIVCWMIGSSLAIADPEDCGILDICGFDSRAVDVIRNFVLDVI
- the LOC127644982 gene encoding RNA-binding protein RO60-like isoform X2 gives rise to the protein MDPASRPEQPSAVNEQVLTSSGRSVTGAVCLRRFLCYGSETSTYNTKEHPLGIENALSLMQFIEGGRGCEVVEEIKRLNSEGHTVRPNPSLFALAVCSQHAECKTRQCALRAVKELCRTPARLFTFVQYKKELKEGSGMWGRALRRAVTDWYNSQDGLSLAQAVTKCNHRAGWSHQDLLRLSHMKPTNDTVALVCKYMTKGWKGVLEVYGDKEKSEDVQKVFAYLEAVEKAKHSTDELAIIHLIEEHQLEKEQILTNHLKSKEVWNALLKEMPVVVLMRHLGRLTADKFLSPGSPDVAAICERIQDETALKKAKTHPFNILVVSENYKRGHGKRGKLKWEPDCDVVQSLDFAFHKSISNVESTGKRFLVAVDVSSSLSSVAHGSSISTVAVAAAMCMVLAQTEPDTQVVVFSEGAVVPCAISSDMTLMQAAAQLIQSPGGSTDSALPITWASENDKTVDVFIIFTNNQTFGRENTAETLQTYRQKSGTFSKLIVCWMIGSSLAIADPEDCGMLDICGFDSRAVDVIRNFVLDVI